The following nucleotide sequence is from Scheffersomyces stipitis CBS 6054 chromosome 4, complete sequence.
TGGAAAGAAAAACGATTCAGAGTAtgatatcaacaacatATTTCACTTCAAACTGTAGTACACTATATTGTAAATAAATTAGATAGATATCAACGACTGTTACGACTAATGCCAACAATGAACTTAAAAGACGTAAATATAAAATGTATAAAATGAAGCTAAAACCAAAACAAATATAATTTATCATTTTGTATTTCATGTATGTAATTGTACAATGAATGGAAGTGTACTTTTCAGGATCGTAAAATTTATTTAGTTTAagcatcttcatcatcatcctCTTCCACTTCATCCTCTTCCACTGCAgcttcttcctcttcagCCTGTGGTACTTCTTTGGCCTCTTCAGCATCTGCTTCCGTTTCTGGTTCAGctacatcttcaacttcagcaacTGCTTCGGTAGCTTCAAGGTCAATTAACGGAGCTGCACTGCCATTGGTAGAGATCTTTAATCCCGATAAGCTGTCCTCTAATCTTGCACTGACCTTACTTTTGTTTTTGCTATCAAGTTTGTTTTTCCACGATTTCACAGTAGATTCCAACTTTTCGCTGCTTACACCGTAGTTGGCACCAAAGATAGCAGCCTCCGGCAATCTTTCACTCTTGACCAACAAGTCCAAGCACTTTTCCTTCTGTCCAGTCAACCACCATGCCTGCCATGCAATATTGTATTTACCCTTGGCCTCACATTCGGTAGCCAACCTGGAGAGCTCTTTCTGATTGTTAGAcgaagacaacaacaacaataaagaagaatagtCGTTGGCAAGCCAGAAGCAGTCTTCCGCCAATTTAATCTGCCACTTGGTTAATGCAAGGTCTCCAAGTCTCTTCCatttgttggagttggctAATGCTGTAGATgggttttccttttggttAGTAGACAACAATTCATATGCCTGTTTCAAGTTACCGGTAGAGAGTGATATCTGGAACTTGGAGTCGAAATCCTGCGACAACGAGTACGACAACGATAAGTAACCTAACTTCTCAAAGAAACGCGACAACTGGTTCAATTCAGTCTTGCTGAATCCCGACTTGAGGTTTGCGTAATCGTCCGACAAGTTGTCGATTTCTACACTAGCCAAGTCTGGGATCTGTTCACCTGTCTCCTCATCTTCTACAGTTTTGACAGCGTACTGTTCAAGATCACCACGCATTACCAAGGTCTGTAACTCTAAGACCTCGGCGTTGACGAACCAGGAGACGACGTTGAACGACTTGTCAATAAGATACAACTTGCCTTCTTGCGCCTTGTAGCCAATTATGTAGTATTTGTGGTCGAAATGTCCCAAGTTGATCACTTCTCCACCCACAAAGTAATTCAATCGGTTGGTAGAGGCTGTGGTATAGACATAAACATCGCCAATGAACTTGCCCGACAATATAGGCTCAGAGGTTGGAAGAGTGTACAAAACATTGAAAGACGATTCAGcaccttcttctggatcaagCTCGTCAGCTTGTAAGGCCAGTTCGAAAGCTTCCTGGCTGTAACTCAAGAAGTACGTCTCATCACTCTTCTTAGCTCCTACAGAATTACTATCGCCGACACTGGAAGAAGTAACAATGGCCAACAACTCGCCATTGTCGGACCAGATTACGTCCTGGATGTCGTCGTCTAAGTCAACACGTCTAACTAGCTTACCGTGGATCCAATCGTAGAAAGAAATACAACCTTCCAGCTTGACTCCCAACAAGGCACCaccaaagatcttgtcAGCCTGGTAGATCAAGTCGAGCGTCAAGTACTCCTGaaagtttttcaaaatcttgacCGATACTTGCGATTCACGCACAGCAAAAGAACATGCGTTGGAAGTATCGTGTGTATTCCAGGAAAAGTCCAAAGCATTACCGTATGATTTCGATCTCCATGCCAAAGCAGTGTAGACAATGTATTCCCCATCTCCACAGACTGCAGCGTATCGACCGTTAGGAGAATGCGATAAGGACTGTGGATATATCTCGATGTTACCCAATTCTCTCTGTTGCAAAGGCAAGGCTTCTCCATCCTTCAATCCTTCCGTAGAAGAGGGCTTAATCACTGACTGGTAAACCTCTGAGTTCTTAGCATAGATgagtttgttgttggagtcCATCAGGAACAAGGGCTCttcatttccaagtttgacGATAACGAAGCCAGAGTCGAACCCCGCGGCAATCAAGTTGGACTTCAGCAAGATACCAATGCACCACACACGTTCCAACGAGTAATTAATagacttctccaacttgaaggtgTTGGAGTTCCAGAAACGAATGgttccatcttcagaaCCAGATACGATCAACGGCAACTCAGGGTGGAAAATCGCGAACGACACGTTCGACAAATGACCCTCCAATGTGGCGACACATGATTTAGTCTGGTAATCCCATATCTTGATCGTTTTATCATCTGATGATGTAATCAAATAAGGCTTATCAGCCTGAGGGTAGTAATCAACATAGTTAACACCCTTGGCATCGTGAGCTACCAACGTGAAGTTTGGCACCGAGGAACCCAAGGACCAGATCTTGACGGTTCTGTCCAAACAGGCAGAAGCAAACGTGTTTGGGTCCTTGGGGTTGAAGTTGACACTCATAACGTAATGTTGGTGTCCTTCAAAGACCTGTTCCAACTTCCAGGAATTGTCCCAGTTCCACAACTTGATGGTCAAGTCATCAGACGACGTCAATATATATGGCTTGGAAGGATGAACGGCAATGGACCTGATATAGTCTGGATGGGCCTCGAACTGGGTGATTTTTTCACCCGTGTTGTAGTTATAGACCCGGATCTGGAAGTCGTCGGAGCCGACAACAATCCAATTCTTACGAGCGATGAACTTTCCCGTCCGGACGGGCATCTCCGTTACCTGGATCGACTTTACAAGCGTGTTTGTGGCATAGGACCAAATCTCGATCTTACCATTGTACAAGGTGGTGAGGATCCACGGCTCAGAGGGATGGAAGTCGATTCCCTTGACACGGTCACAACGCGTGGAGAACTGTTTGACCACGTCCAATTTCATGGTGATATGAAGGTAACTACGATGCGTGAGACGTGAGGAAGCACTCAATGATGGCTGGAGAAAGAGAGTGTTGAAGCGAAGTTAACACGGTGACGATTGACTTTAGATCTGTTTTGAAAAATAGGTTGAGCAACGCACGACTTTTCCAGAGAACAACTTAGAGTGATTTGAATGTTAGAGAAGGTGGATTTTTATTCTAAGGTAGAGTTAAGGAAAAAAGAACAGTACAGTTGAGTTTCGAACCAATGGACGAGGAGAAGCTTGAGAGTTCTTTAGGAATTGATAGAGTGGTGGTGGTACTTGGCTGTCTGGATCTGTCAATTGTGTGCTGAGCCTTTGATACTAGATAGCGAGAGTTTCCGTGGGTGCGTATTGGGTGCGAAAAATGTTGCCACGATAATTGAATTTATAGACTAATTGATTACTCTATGAGAATATGCCATATATGTATCAGCAACCGTTTCGAATGATATTGTCTTTTAAAACAATTGTAATTACTTTAGAAACTTCTTTATACATTGGAAATATCTTATATATACATTATTCTTATTATCAATACACCTGCACCACGTCGTCCTTCTCGGAACGGTAGTCCACCTCCAACTCCTCGAGTTCACCTACGTACTTCTTCCAGCTTTCACTAAAAACTCCATTGGAAAATTTCTCCTTCACCAACCTCAACCCGTTGTGTCTCATTTCGTCCAACCGTTTGTCAGAAACCAACTCTGGTGACTTGACAAAGATGTGGTAGAGCAATCCCGAGAAACTAGGGTATTGAGCTCTCTGTACCTCCCCTTGCTCGATTTCTACATTAAAAGTAATGAATCCctcttcagtttcttcttgaacggAAGGATCAAAATCAGGATCATCCATGCTTTTAAAAAAGAAGCCAGAGTTGTTGTGCCAATTGAgcttgttttcttcatcgttCCAGCCCGTAACAATATCCAACCATGGACCTGCTGAGGCATGTACCAACGGAACCACGCCACGAGCCAAATATTCAACTACACCTATTCCGAAGTGTTCGTTCCACATGGCATTCAAACCAAACTTGGCTCGGGAAAGCTGGTCGACAACTTCGTCATATGAACAGTCAACAATAAATTCAACATAATCCTGTAATCCAGCCTTCTCGACTTTGCTTTGAATCAAGTGCAAAGTTGCAGTATCGTCAGCAGTTCTACATGAACCGAGAAACACCAACTTGGGAATATCAGCATCGTCAGCCTTGACGTTGGCAAAgttctttttcaaaaactGCGCATATTCGTCTACAAACAACGAGTGTCTTTTCTCGGGACGGAACTGGGCAATATACAACAATTTGTTTTCTCtcttttgttcaagattcACTTCCTTAGTCAACGTCTCTGTTCCACAAGGAGGAtacaacttttccaacttgtgGCCCAAGATACGGTTGAAAGACCAGATGTTGGAGATATGATTGAATGTCCAAGTGCCATTGGCTAATGTCACATCTACCGTAGAGCCCAAATACACATAGAAGTAGTACACCATAGACCAGTAAACAAACTTGCCAGCTTCTACAAAGTCTCTGGCACTGAAGTTAAACTCCCCAAACTCGGCCGTGGTGAACGCCTTAAACTTCAATTTATTGAACATGTCTGATTGGATGATGGGATAATGAACATAGGCAAGAATAGGAAGTCTCAATATGAATGTTACTGACAAATAACTTCCGGGTAAGCCTATGGTGTCAATCCAGATATCGGGAGTGAGTTCAAACAAGGCTTCAAGCCCAAGTAACATAGATCCCACCAATTGGCCAATTAGTGTGAAATGCTTCCAGTAAGCACCATCTATCAAATGACCAAACCTACGCAAATATATAAAAACgattcttgaagaatctaAACCACTTACTTGAAACTTATCCTCAGCCTTTTGCAAAATCTGAAGCGGTTCTGCTTCAATATTGGTGGTATACACTACAGCGATATTTCTGACATTGGCTTCTAGTGTAGCTCCAACAGCCTGCCACAACACtctttcaccaccaccaccatTATTGGCATACGGATGGAAAAAGCCATATAGAAGCTTTCTGCTCGGATCGTCTAcacctcttcttctcatcTCTGTGA
It contains:
- a CDS encoding predicted protein (go_function protein transporter activity~go_process intracellular protein transport) produces the protein MKLDVVKQFSTRCDRVKGIDFHPSEPWILTTLYNGKIEIWSYATNTLVKSIQVTEMPVRTGKFIARKNWIVVGSDDFQIRVYNYNTGEKITQFEAHPDYIRSIAVHPSKPYILTSSDDLTIKLWNWDNSWKLEQVFEGHQHYVMSVNFNPKDPNTFASACLDRTVKIWSLGSSVPNFTLVAHDAKGVNYVDYYPQADKPYLITSSDDKTIKIWDYQTKSCVATLEGHLSNVSFAIFHPELPLIVSGSEDGTIRFWNSNTFKLEKSINYSLERVWCIGILSKSNLIAAGFDSGFVIVKLGNEEPLFSMDSNNKLIYAKNSEVYQSVIKPSSTEGLKDGEALPLQQRELGNIEIYPQSLSHSPNGRYAAVCGDGEYIVYTALAWRSKSYGNALDFSWNTHDTSNACSFAVRESQVSVKILKNFQEYLTLDLIYQADKIFGGALLGVKSEGCISFYDWIHGKLVRRVDLDDDIQDVIWSDNGELLAIVTSSSVGDSNSVGAKKSDETYFLSYSQEAFESALQADELDPEEGAESSFNVLYTLPTSEPILSGKFIGDVYVYTTASTNRLNYFVGGEVINLGHFDHKYYIIGYKAQEGKLYLIDKSFNVVSWFVNAEVLELQTLVMRGDLEQYAVKTVEDEETGEQIPDLASVEIDNLSDDYANLKSGFSKTELNQLSRFFEKLGYLSLSYSLSQDFDSKFQISLSTGNLKQAYELLSTNQKENPSTALANSNKWKRLGDLALTKWQIKLAEDCFWLANDYSSLLLLLSSSNNQKELSRLATECEAKGKYNIAWQAWWLTGQKEKCLDLLVKSERLPEAAIFGANYGVSSEKLESTVKSWKNKLDSKNKSKVSARLEDSLSGLKISTNGSAAPLIDLEATEAVAEVEDVAEPETEADAEEAKEVPQAEEEEAAVEEDEVEEDDDEDA
- the ALG11 gene encoding protein required for asparagine-linked oligosaccharide assembly (Specifies addition of the terminal alpha 1,2-Man to the Man5GlcNAc2-PP-dolichol N-Glycosylation intermediate~go_process biosynthesis) — translated: MVVFVVYKSFTSVLPHYFVVPHQNWRERIAKVIKHDKPIYLNVGYKRSSYRRRLILASIQPSFYTNFRNNKIKLQPEDAAKDNQRFLTEMRRRGVDDPSRKLLYGFFHPYANNGGGGERVLWQAVGATLEANVRNIAVVYTTNIEAEPLQILQKAEDKFQVSGLDSSRIVFIYLRRFGHLIDGAYWKHFTLIGQLVGSMLLGLEALFELTPDIWIDTIGLPGSYLSVTFILRLPILAYVHYPIIQSDMFNKLKFKAFTTAEFGEFNFSARDFVEAGKFVYWSMVYYFYVYLGSTVDVTLANGTWTFNHISNIWSFNRILGHKLEKLYPPCGTETLTKEVNLEQKRENKLLYIAQFRPEKRHSLFVDEYAQFLKKNFANVKADDADIPKLVFLGSCRTADDTATLHLIQSKVEKAGLQDYVEFIVDCSYDEVVDQLSRAKFGLNAMWNEHFGIGVVEYLARGVVPLVHASAGPWLDIVTGWNDEENKLNWHNNSGFFFKSMDDPDFDPSVQEETEEGFITFNVEIEQGEVQRAQYPSFSGLLYHIFVKSPELVSDKRLDEMRHNGLRLVKEKFSNGVFSESWKKYVGELEELEVDYRSEKDDVVQVY